The following are from one region of the Hydrogenophaga sp. BPS33 genome:
- a CDS encoding ATP-binding cassette domain-containing protein translates to MKDALFECQHLVKRYGEATVVNDLSFAIGPGECLGVIGPNGAGKTTTIRMCLGLTAPDGGSITAFGQNMPRDALAIKAQLGVVSQMDTLDPDFDCAENLLVYGRYFGIPTATIRERIPRLLDFAALGHKAQAKPGELSGGMKRRLSLARALVNDPRLLMLDEPTTGLDPQARHLMWERLQMLLQQGKSILLTTHFMDEAERLCSRLLVLDHGRKIAEGRPRELIAQHLEPDVVEVYGNGALSLAHGEEHAALRALAARVEVSGETVFFYTAQAMPLLAALGEHHHLRTLHRPANLEDLFLKLTGRQIREDG, encoded by the coding sequence ATGAAAGACGCCCTGTTCGAATGCCAGCACCTGGTGAAGCGCTACGGCGAGGCCACCGTGGTGAACGACCTGAGTTTTGCCATCGGCCCTGGCGAATGCCTGGGTGTGATCGGGCCCAACGGGGCGGGCAAGACCACCACCATCCGCATGTGCCTGGGCCTGACCGCGCCCGATGGCGGCAGCATCACCGCCTTCGGCCAGAACATGCCGCGCGACGCGCTGGCCATCAAGGCGCAGCTGGGCGTGGTGAGCCAGATGGACACGCTCGACCCCGACTTCGACTGCGCGGAAAACCTGCTGGTGTACGGGCGCTACTTCGGCATTCCCACCGCCACCATCCGCGAGCGCATTCCCCGGCTGCTGGACTTCGCGGCGCTGGGCCACAAGGCGCAGGCCAAACCAGGCGAGCTCTCCGGCGGCATGAAGCGGCGGCTGTCGCTGGCGCGCGCCCTGGTCAACGACCCGCGCCTGCTGATGCTCGACGAGCCCACCACCGGCCTGGACCCGCAAGCGCGCCACCTCATGTGGGAGCGCTTGCAGATGCTGCTGCAGCAAGGCAAGAGCATCCTGCTGACCACGCACTTCATGGACGAGGCCGAGCGCCTGTGCTCGCGTCTGCTGGTGCTGGACCACGGCCGCAAGATTGCCGAGGGCCGACCGCGCGAGCTGATCGCACAACATCTGGAACCCGATGTGGTGGAGGTGTATGGCAACGGTGCGCTCTCGCTCGCGCACGGCGAGGAACATGCCGCGCTTCGCGCCCTGGCCGCGCGTGTGGAAGTGAGTGGCGAGACCGTGTTCTTCTACACCGCGCAGGCCATGCCGTTGTTGGCCGCGCTGGGCGAGCACCACCATTTGCGCACGCTGCACCGGCCGGCGAACCTGGAAGACCTCTTTCTCAAACTCACCGGTCGGCAGATTCGGGAAGACGGATAG
- a CDS encoding anti-sigma factor: protein MSAPTYDPIDDLAAAYVLGTLSATRRQEVQARIATDAALRDAVDGWEGRLLPLTALVEAVQPSSALWTRIEKSIAPATAPAPVATRSRAPVAQANAWQRWWSSLGLWRAVAATGFAAASVVALLPSTGLFAPAAPQYMVVLVAPNGTAPGWVVRTDGKDALRLSPLGTATAVPEQRSLQFWTKADDWNAPVSLGLVQPGQPLEVKLDRLPPLVPNQLFEITLEPYNGSPTGRPTGPILYIGRAVQLG, encoded by the coding sequence GTGAGCGCGCCCACCTACGATCCTATCGACGATCTGGCGGCCGCCTACGTGCTGGGCACGCTGTCGGCCACACGCCGCCAAGAGGTGCAAGCGCGCATCGCCACCGACGCCGCGCTGCGCGATGCGGTGGACGGCTGGGAAGGGCGCCTGTTGCCTTTGACCGCGCTGGTGGAGGCGGTGCAGCCGTCGTCCGCGCTGTGGACGCGTATTGAAAAATCCATCGCACCGGCAACCGCACCAGCGCCCGTTGCCACCAGATCGCGCGCCCCCGTGGCCCAGGCCAACGCTTGGCAGCGCTGGTGGAGCAGCCTGGGTTTGTGGCGCGCAGTGGCGGCCACGGGCTTTGCCGCTGCCTCGGTGGTCGCGCTGCTGCCGTCCACGGGTCTGTTCGCGCCCGCCGCGCCGCAGTACATGGTGGTGCTCGTCGCGCCCAATGGCACGGCACCCGGTTGGGTGGTGCGCACCGACGGCAAGGACGCGCTGAGGCTCTCGCCCCTGGGCACCGCCACCGCTGTGCCCGAGCAGCGTTCGCTGCAGTTCTGGACCAAGGCGGACGACTGGAACGCGCCGGTGTCGCTCGGTCTGGTGCAGCCCGGTCAGCCGCTGGAGGTCAAGCTTGACCGGCTGCCACCGCTGGTGCCCAACCAGCTGTTCGAGATCACGCTGGAGCCCTACAACGGCTCGCCCACCGGTCGCCCGACCGGGCCCATTCTCTACATCGGGCGCGCGGTCCAGCTGGGTTGA
- a CDS encoding Bug family tripartite tricarboxylate transporter substrate binding protein — MNKLLPRLLLALCAVATAGLANAQAFPNKPIRWISPWAPAGGNDVLSRAIGNEISKSLGQPVVVENKPGASGTMGTDQVAKAPADGYTLTLGSPGTHATALSMVPGLPYDPVKSFTPIVLVGTVPNVLVVPTSVPANSVKELIAYLKAHPNSYNFASVGNGSMQHLAGELFKRMAGVEITHVAYKGSAPALLDLTGGRVEMAFESMPTVLPLVRGGKLKALAVTTPKRSSLMPEVPTIAESGLPGFDVTVWYGVFGPAGMPADVTTKLNQSINAALRTPELGQRLSELGADVAGGTAQDLARYQAAESTKWNKFIKDAGIAP, encoded by the coding sequence ATGAACAAGCTCCTACCCCGTCTGCTGTTAGCGCTGTGCGCCGTCGCCACGGCAGGGCTGGCCAACGCACAGGCATTTCCCAACAAGCCGATCCGATGGATCTCGCCCTGGGCGCCCGCGGGCGGCAACGACGTGCTCTCGCGCGCCATCGGCAACGAGATCTCGAAATCTCTCGGCCAGCCGGTGGTGGTGGAGAACAAGCCCGGCGCCTCCGGCACCATGGGCACCGATCAGGTGGCCAAGGCACCGGCCGACGGCTACACCCTCACGCTGGGCAGTCCCGGCACCCATGCCACCGCGCTGAGCATGGTGCCCGGCCTGCCCTACGACCCGGTGAAGTCGTTCACGCCGATCGTGCTCGTGGGCACCGTGCCCAACGTGCTGGTCGTCCCCACCTCGGTGCCGGCCAACTCGGTGAAGGAGTTGATCGCCTACCTCAAGGCCCACCCCAACAGCTACAACTTCGCCTCGGTCGGCAATGGCTCCATGCAGCACCTCGCGGGGGAGCTCTTCAAGCGCATGGCCGGCGTGGAGATCACCCACGTGGCCTACAAGGGCAGCGCCCCGGCCCTGCTCGACCTGACCGGTGGCCGCGTCGAAATGGCTTTCGAGAGCATGCCCACGGTGTTGCCGCTGGTGCGCGGCGGCAAGCTCAAGGCCTTGGCGGTCACCACGCCCAAGCGCTCCTCGCTGATGCCCGAGGTGCCGACCATCGCCGAGTCCGGGCTGCCCGGTTTCGACGTCACCGTCTGGTACGGCGTGTTCGGCCCTGCGGGCATGCCGGCGGACGTCACGACCAAGCTCAACCAGTCCATCAACGCCGCCCTGCGCACCCCCGAACTGGGTCAGCGCCTCAGCGAACTGGGCGCCGACGTCGCCGGCGGCACGGCGCAAGATCTGGCGCGCTACCAGGCGGCGGAAAGCACGAAGTGGAACAAGTTCATCAAGGACGCGGGCATCGCGCCCTGA
- a CDS encoding tripartite tricarboxylate transporter substrate binding protein: MVPFNALSTSFKTLAITALLSATCAAALAQAYPNRPVKVVIPFTPGGSNDTVGRFLADELQKKLHQPFVVENKGGAGGVVGSDSVAKAPADGYTLLLVSTPHVANPSIYKKMPYDALKSFTPVARVMAAPVVITATPRLGLRTVDDLVQQARKQPGKLSFVSSGTGSYFHLASEMFMDQTKTELLHIPYKGAGPAMADVVAGHADISIGSVLSSLPNVKSGRLKALAVSGSKRQSTMPDVPTMAEAGYPGYEADNWWGLLAPAGTPADIVNTLSRTIGEIMAAPTTAARFAPEGVLVSYQKSTDFGGFMETETVKWTRIIKAAGITAE; the protein is encoded by the coding sequence GTGGTCCCTTTCAACGCCCTCTCGACATCCTTCAAGACACTGGCCATCACCGCCCTGCTCTCGGCCACTTGCGCAGCCGCCTTGGCCCAGGCCTACCCGAACCGGCCCGTCAAGGTCGTCATTCCTTTCACGCCGGGCGGCAGCAACGACACCGTGGGACGGTTCCTGGCCGATGAGCTGCAAAAGAAGTTGCACCAGCCCTTCGTGGTCGAGAACAAGGGCGGTGCGGGCGGCGTCGTCGGGTCCGATTCCGTCGCGAAGGCGCCGGCCGACGGCTACACGCTGTTGCTGGTGTCCACGCCGCACGTGGCCAACCCGTCGATCTACAAGAAGATGCCGTACGACGCGCTCAAGAGCTTCACACCCGTGGCGCGCGTGATGGCGGCGCCCGTCGTCATCACGGCCACGCCCAGGCTGGGTTTGCGCACGGTGGACGATCTGGTGCAGCAGGCCCGCAAGCAGCCGGGCAAGCTGTCCTTCGTCTCGTCCGGCACCGGCAGCTATTTCCACCTGGCCAGCGAGATGTTCATGGACCAGACCAAGACCGAGCTGCTGCACATTCCCTACAAGGGCGCGGGGCCGGCCATGGCCGACGTGGTGGCGGGCCATGCCGACATCTCCATTGGCTCCGTCCTGTCCTCGCTGCCGAACGTGAAGAGCGGACGGCTCAAGGCGCTGGCGGTGAGCGGCAGCAAGCGCCAGAGCACCATGCCCGACGTGCCGACCATGGCCGAAGCAGGCTACCCGGGCTACGAGGCCGACAACTGGTGGGGCCTGCTCGCGCCGGCTGGCACGCCCGCGGACATCGTCAACACGCTCTCGCGCACCATCGGCGAGATCATGGCCGCACCCACCACGGCCGCGCGTTTTGCGCCCGAGGGCGTGCTGGTGAGCTACCAGAAGTCCACCGACTTCGGTGGCTTCATGGAGACCGAGACGGTGAAGTGGACGCGCATCATCAAGGCCGCGGGGATCACGGCCGAATGA
- the asd gene encoding archaetidylserine decarboxylase (Phosphatidylserine decarboxylase is synthesized as a single chain precursor. Generation of the pyruvoyl active site from a Ser is coupled to cleavage of a Gly-Ser bond between the larger (beta) and smaller (alpha chains). It is an integral membrane protein.), translating to MSLAVSLQYLYPKRAITDFAHWVANGRWGGITQWIIRRFIRKYGVNMAEAANPEPTAYASFNEFFTRALRAGARPLADAAYVCPVDGAISQFGAIARDQIYQAKGHTYSTRALVGGDAALAAQFDDGAFATIYLSPKDYHRIHMPVAGTLRRMIHVPGELFSVNPATAQGVPGLFARNERVVCVFDAQVGEATVPFVLVLVGATIVGSMATVWHGIVNPPRPGTVREWSYEDSPVHLQRGDEMGRFLLGSTVVLLWPRDTIAFNADWAPGNTVRLGEAMGDAL from the coding sequence ATGTCTCTCGCCGTTTCCTTGCAGTACCTCTACCCGAAGCGCGCCATCACGGACTTCGCACATTGGGTGGCCAATGGCCGTTGGGGTGGCATCACGCAGTGGATCATCCGCCGCTTCATCCGCAAGTACGGCGTGAACATGGCCGAGGCCGCGAACCCCGAGCCCACGGCCTACGCTTCGTTCAACGAGTTCTTCACCCGCGCCCTGCGTGCCGGCGCCCGACCGCTGGCCGATGCCGCCTACGTCTGCCCGGTGGACGGCGCGATCAGCCAGTTCGGCGCCATCGCGCGCGACCAGATCTACCAGGCCAAGGGCCACACCTACAGCACGCGCGCGCTGGTGGGCGGCGACGCCGCGCTGGCCGCGCAGTTCGACGACGGCGCGTTCGCCACGATCTACCTCAGCCCCAAGGACTACCACCGCATCCACATGCCCGTGGCAGGCACCTTGCGCCGCATGATCCATGTGCCGGGTGAGCTGTTCTCGGTGAACCCGGCCACCGCGCAAGGTGTGCCCGGGCTGTTCGCGCGCAACGAGCGCGTGGTCTGCGTGTTCGACGCGCAGGTGGGCGAGGCCACCGTGCCCTTCGTGCTCGTGCTCGTGGGCGCCACCATCGTCGGCAGCATGGCCACGGTCTGGCATGGCATCGTGAACCCGCCGCGCCCGGGCACGGTGCGCGAGTGGTCGTACGAGGACAGCCCTGTGCACCTGCAACGCGGGGATGAGATGGGCCGCTTCCTGCTCGGCTCCACCGTGGTGCTGCTGTGGCCGCGCGACACCATCGCCTTCAACGCCGACTGGGCACCGGGCAATACCGTTCGCCTGGGCGAAGCCATGGGCGATGCGCTCTGA
- a CDS encoding LysR family transcriptional regulator, translated as MELKLIESFVRVAEMGSFSRASAALDIPQPSLSRHVRQLEQEMRSHLFVRTGRGVELTEAGQCLLSYGQAILELTRKAHAEMDALQGKFTGRVTVGLPPRVAQVLAPVLVKSFRSRWPKAAISISEGLSVSLREDLILGRIEMAVLFDPAPTPKLEWQSLFREELVLCGRPTRTHPLPARIEAAALSHYPVMLPAMPNAIRSLIETHCGARGIVLNVVAELDSVQSLLKLAVDGQGYAIVPRGSASHLAPGVKLSSIEKPAIRNNLVLAYSRQRLLSRLGQATFDLIVAHDLGALLTN; from the coding sequence TTGGAACTCAAACTGATCGAATCGTTCGTGCGCGTCGCCGAGATGGGCAGCTTCAGCCGCGCCTCTGCGGCGCTGGACATCCCCCAGCCTTCGCTCAGCCGGCACGTGCGGCAGCTCGAGCAGGAGATGCGCAGCCACCTCTTCGTGCGCACCGGCCGCGGCGTCGAGCTCACCGAAGCGGGGCAATGCCTGCTGTCGTATGGCCAGGCCATTCTCGAACTCACGCGCAAGGCCCACGCGGAAATGGATGCCTTGCAGGGCAAGTTCACGGGCCGCGTGACGGTGGGCCTGCCGCCGCGCGTGGCCCAGGTGCTGGCGCCCGTGCTGGTGAAGAGTTTCAGGAGCCGCTGGCCGAAGGCGGCGATCTCCATCTCGGAAGGGCTGTCCGTGTCCTTGCGCGAGGACCTCATCCTGGGCCGCATCGAGATGGCCGTTCTGTTCGATCCCGCGCCCACCCCGAAGCTCGAGTGGCAAAGCCTGTTCCGCGAGGAGCTGGTGCTGTGTGGCCGGCCGACGCGCACGCACCCGCTGCCGGCCAGGATCGAGGCGGCAGCGCTGTCGCACTACCCGGTCATGCTGCCGGCCATGCCCAACGCCATCCGCTCGCTGATCGAGACCCACTGCGGTGCGCGCGGCATCGTGCTCAACGTGGTGGCCGAACTGGACTCCGTGCAGAGCCTTCTGAAATTGGCGGTCGACGGGCAGGGCTACGCCATCGTGCCGCGCGGCTCGGCCAGCCACCTGGCGCCCGGCGTGAAGCTGTCGTCGATCGAGAAGCCCGCCATTCGCAACAACCTCGTGCTGGCTTATTCGCGGCAGCGCCTGCTCTCGCGCCTGGGGCAGGCCACCTTCGATCTGATCGTCGCGCACGACTTGGGCGCGCTGCTCACGAACTGA
- a CDS encoding mandelate racemase/muconate lactonizing enzyme family protein, with protein MTSTASSASAVPANDWMSVRITRIETIPLKVKLDRVAAGSTLKLTHRCTIVTRVHTDAGIVGECFNGNDDELQPAVRRLIHDELEPLLLGQPVCAIEDLWARTRRATEPFLRDRRVALRAQACIDSALHDAVGKLAGAPIHQLWGGAKTEVPVIALGGYYRQENDLGALADEVAELKAFGIHGMKLKLGALSPAEDALRAQAVRRAGGDHFMLACDANQGWTRPQALEFATRVKDLSLAWLEEPCHWDNDRADMAVVRAVSGIPIAAGQSELSRFGCRDLLNAGAIDICNFDASWGAGPTEWRRVAALAHAHQVHVLQHLEPQIGLMMSAGVPNGFVAEVMLPWRDPFFYQLIGNQAARPFDNGVYRLPTGPGWGMQINMDYLSSVRRTD; from the coding sequence ATGACCTCCACCGCCTCTTCTGCCTCCGCTGTTCCCGCCAACGACTGGATGTCGGTGCGCATCACGCGCATTGAAACCATCCCTCTGAAAGTCAAGCTGGACCGCGTCGCGGCCGGCTCCACGCTCAAGCTGACCCACCGCTGCACCATCGTCACCCGCGTCCACACCGACGCCGGGATCGTGGGCGAATGCTTCAACGGGAACGACGACGAACTCCAGCCGGCGGTGCGCCGGCTCATCCACGATGAGCTGGAACCGCTGCTGCTGGGCCAACCGGTGTGTGCCATCGAGGACTTGTGGGCACGGACGCGGCGTGCGACCGAACCCTTTCTGCGCGACCGGCGCGTCGCGCTGCGCGCGCAGGCTTGCATCGACAGCGCCCTGCACGACGCCGTGGGCAAGCTGGCGGGTGCGCCGATCCACCAGCTGTGGGGCGGCGCGAAAACCGAGGTGCCGGTGATCGCGCTCGGAGGCTACTACCGCCAGGAGAACGACCTGGGGGCGTTGGCCGACGAGGTGGCCGAGCTGAAAGCCTTCGGCATCCACGGCATGAAACTCAAGCTGGGCGCGCTGTCGCCCGCCGAGGATGCGCTGCGCGCGCAGGCCGTGCGCCGTGCGGGCGGCGATCACTTCATGTTGGCCTGCGACGCCAACCAGGGCTGGACACGGCCACAGGCGCTCGAGTTCGCCACGCGCGTGAAAGACCTGAGCCTGGCCTGGCTGGAGGAACCCTGCCATTGGGACAACGACCGCGCGGACATGGCGGTGGTGCGCGCCGTCTCAGGCATTCCCATTGCGGCCGGGCAAAGCGAACTCTCGCGCTTCGGCTGCCGCGACCTCCTGAACGCCGGCGCAATCGACATCTGCAACTTCGACGCCAGCTGGGGCGCAGGCCCGACCGAATGGCGCCGCGTGGCCGCGCTGGCCCATGCGCACCAGGTACATGTGCTGCAACACCTCGAACCGCAGATCGGCCTGATGATGTCGGCCGGCGTGCCCAACGGCTTTGTCGCCGAGGTCATGCTGCCCTGGCGCGACCCGTTCTTCTACCAACTGATCGGCAACCAGGCCGCGCGCCCTTTCGACAACGGCGTCTACCGGCTACCCACAGGCCCGGGTTGGGGCATGCAGATCAACATGGACTATCTGTCCTCGGTACGGCGTACCGATTGA
- the purT gene encoding formate-dependent phosphoribosylglycinamide formyltransferase codes for MTTLGTPLSPSATKVMLLGSGELGKEVLIALQRLGVETIAVDRYDNAPGQQVAHHARTITMSDPAQLKALIEAERPHLVVPEIEAIATPMLQELEAAGTVRVIPTARAARLTMDREGIRRLAAETLGLATSPYRFCDSLQELQSAIDDGIGYPCIVKPVMSSSGKGQSKIDGPADVQKAWDYAMAGGRVGPGRVIVEGFIDFDYEITLLTVRALDASGQVETQFCEPIGHVQVSGDYVESWQPCRMTPEALKAAQHIARTVTEDLGGQGLFGVELFVKGDQVWFSEVSPRPHDTGMVTMITQWQNEFELHARAILGLPVSTALKSPGASAVIYGGVEAQGIAFDGVDEALRVPQTELRLFGKPESFSKRRMGVALAFDADVEKARTQAKLAASKVKPRSA; via the coding sequence ATGACCACGCTCGGCACCCCTTTGTCTCCCTCGGCCACCAAGGTCATGTTGCTGGGCTCCGGTGAGCTCGGCAAGGAAGTGCTGATCGCGCTGCAACGCCTGGGCGTGGAGACCATCGCGGTCGACCGCTACGACAACGCACCGGGCCAGCAGGTGGCGCACCACGCGCGCACCATCACCATGAGCGACCCGGCGCAACTCAAGGCCTTGATCGAGGCCGAGCGCCCGCACCTGGTGGTGCCCGAGATCGAAGCCATCGCCACACCGATGCTGCAGGAGCTCGAAGCGGCGGGCACCGTGCGCGTGATCCCCACCGCGCGGGCCGCGCGCCTCACCATGGACCGCGAGGGCATCCGCCGCCTCGCCGCCGAAACCCTGGGCCTGGCCACCAGCCCTTACCGGTTCTGCGATTCGCTGCAAGAGCTTCAGTCTGCTATTGACGATGGCATCGGCTACCCCTGCATCGTCAAGCCGGTGATGAGCAGCAGCGGCAAGGGCCAGAGCAAGATCGATGGCCCGGCCGACGTGCAGAAGGCCTGGGACTACGCCATGGCCGGTGGGCGCGTGGGTCCGGGGCGCGTCATCGTCGAAGGTTTCATCGACTTCGACTACGAGATCACCTTGCTCACCGTGCGCGCGCTCGATGCGAGCGGCCAGGTCGAAACGCAGTTCTGCGAACCGATCGGCCATGTGCAGGTCAGCGGCGACTACGTGGAGAGCTGGCAACCTTGCCGCATGACGCCCGAGGCCCTGAAGGCGGCGCAGCACATCGCCAGGACGGTCACCGAAGACCTCGGTGGCCAGGGCCTGTTCGGCGTGGAGCTGTTCGTCAAGGGCGACCAGGTCTGGTTCAGCGAAGTGAGCCCGCGCCCGCACGACACCGGCATGGTCACCATGATCACGCAGTGGCAGAACGAATTCGAGCTGCACGCGCGCGCCATCCTCGGCTTGCCGGTGAGCACCGCGCTCAAGAGCCCGGGCGCCAGTGCGGTCATCTATGGCGGGGTGGAGGCGCAGGGCATTGCGTTTGATGGCGTGGACGAAGCGCTGCGCGTGCCGCAGACCGAGCTGCGCCTGTTTGGCAAACCCGAGAGCTTCAGCAAGCGCCGCATGGGCGTGGCGCTCGCGTTCGACGCCGATGTGGAAAAGGCCCGCACGCAGGCCAAGTTGGCTGCGTCGAAGGTGAAACCGCGCTCGGCCTGA
- a CDS encoding ABC transporter permease has protein sequence MNATLSPWSVPRLSRRWWPVFLRNLLVWRKLAIPSLVGNIAEPLMWLVAFGYGMGALVGQVNIGTPQGSVAVPYILFLASGSICMSAMNAATFEALYSAFSRMHVQKTWDGIMNAPVSLDDVVLAEMLWAGFKALFSVTAILGVMLALGISHSPKLLLAWPVLLGVGITFSCIALVFNALAKGYDFFTYYFTLFLTPMMFLSGVFFPREQLPEVVRHFSNLLPLTHAVELVRPLFMDQWPTDAWAHSAVLLAYTVGGFWLALALTRRRFAK, from the coding sequence ATGAACGCCACCCTTTCACCTTGGTCCGTGCCACGCCTCTCCCGCCGCTGGTGGCCCGTCTTCCTGCGCAACCTGCTGGTCTGGCGCAAGCTCGCCATTCCCAGCCTGGTCGGCAATATCGCCGAGCCGCTGATGTGGCTGGTCGCCTTCGGCTACGGCATGGGCGCTCTCGTCGGGCAGGTGAACATCGGCACGCCGCAAGGCAGCGTGGCCGTGCCCTACATCCTGTTCCTGGCCAGTGGCAGCATTTGCATGAGCGCCATGAACGCGGCGACGTTCGAGGCGCTGTACTCGGCCTTTTCCCGCATGCACGTGCAGAAGACCTGGGACGGCATCATGAACGCGCCGGTGAGCCTGGACGACGTGGTATTGGCCGAAATGCTGTGGGCGGGTTTCAAGGCCTTGTTCTCGGTCACCGCGATATTGGGCGTGATGCTGGCGCTGGGCATCAGCCATTCGCCCAAGCTGCTGCTGGCCTGGCCCGTGCTTCTGGGCGTGGGCATCACCTTCTCGTGCATCGCGCTGGTGTTCAACGCCCTGGCCAAGGGCTACGACTTCTTCACCTACTACTTCACGCTCTTCCTCACGCCCATGATGTTTCTCTCGGGCGTGTTTTTCCCACGCGAGCAACTGCCCGAAGTCGTTCGGCACTTCTCCAACCTGCTGCCCCTGACGCACGCGGTGGAGCTGGTGCGCCCGCTGTTCATGGACCAATGGCCCACCGATGCCTGGGCACACAGCGCGGTGCTGCTGGCCTACACGGTGGGCGGTTTCTGGCTGGCGTTGGCGCTCACGCGCAGGCGCTTCGCCAAGTAG
- a CDS encoding sigma-70 family RNA polymerase sigma factor, with the protein MSETNAFDHDAALAACAQGDRAALRRLYEQEGRFLLGVALRIVRDRATAEDVLHDAFMNIWTRSSTFDASRGAGRGWMVGVVRHRALDAVRANTRTVSVDEDALDALQGDDVAAAPDMADAFAVRADLGRLDECLARLDTAKRNCVLYAYLDGCTHAEIAERVGSPLGSVKAWIRRGLASLKECLA; encoded by the coding sequence CTGTCCGAAACGAACGCCTTCGACCACGATGCTGCCCTGGCTGCCTGTGCGCAGGGCGATCGCGCAGCCTTGCGCCGCCTGTACGAGCAAGAAGGCCGCTTTCTCCTGGGTGTGGCCTTGCGCATCGTGCGCGACCGCGCCACCGCCGAAGACGTGCTGCACGACGCTTTCATGAACATCTGGACCCGCTCTTCCACCTTTGACGCCAGCCGTGGTGCGGGCCGTGGGTGGATGGTCGGGGTGGTGCGACACCGTGCGCTGGATGCCGTGCGCGCCAACACCCGCACCGTGTCGGTCGACGAAGACGCCCTGGACGCGTTGCAGGGCGACGACGTGGCTGCAGCCCCCGACATGGCCGATGCCTTTGCCGTGCGTGCCGATCTGGGGCGGCTTGACGAATGCCTCGCTCGCCTGGACACGGCCAAGCGCAACTGTGTGCTGTATGCCTACCTGGACGGCTGCACCCACGCCGAGATCGCCGAGCGTGTGGGCTCGCCGCTGGGTTCGGTGAAGGCCTGGATCCGGCGGGGCTTGGCTTCGTTGAAGGAGTGCCTGGCATGA
- a CDS encoding DUF4286 family protein, whose translation MQSALLIRWATTADADLHRNGLLDTVRHLAHSLANQHADTIACADAVRALDGSRLYLYLWLHPGTAASPSLCDGVRALVEQAVLPVTTSMEFALLAPRQDEAGASSAERAPYHYAVELDIAPEHAQSMIDWYNTEHLPALAAVPGTVRARRLADLQGHPASYACYDLTTPDTLRSDPWLAVRATEWSGRIRPLFQNVRRTVFERFLTFEPSRHGSR comes from the coding sequence ATGCAATCCGCGCTGCTGATCCGCTGGGCCACCACCGCGGACGCGGACTTGCACCGCAACGGCCTGCTCGACACGGTGCGCCACCTGGCGCACTCGCTCGCCAACCAGCACGCCGACACCATCGCCTGTGCGGACGCGGTGCGCGCGCTCGATGGCTCGCGGCTGTACCTCTATCTCTGGCTGCACCCCGGCACCGCCGCATCCCCGTCGCTGTGCGATGGCGTGCGCGCCCTGGTGGAGCAGGCCGTGCTGCCGGTGACCACGTCGATGGAGTTCGCCCTGCTCGCGCCGCGGCAGGACGAAGCCGGCGCTTCATCGGCCGAACGGGCGCCCTACCACTACGCCGTGGAACTCGATATCGCCCCCGAGCACGCCCAGTCGATGATCGACTGGTACAACACCGAGCACCTGCCGGCCCTGGCCGCCGTGCCGGGCACGGTGCGGGCGCGCCGACTGGCCGACCTGCAAGGCCATCCCGCGTCCTACGCCTGCTACGACCTCACCACCCCAGACACCTTGCGCTCCGATCCCTGGCTGGCCGTGCGCGCGACCGAATGGTCCGGCCGCATACGCCCGCTGTTCCAGAACGTGCGCCGCACGGTGTTCGAGCGCTTTCTGACTTTCGAGCCATCACGACACGGTTCCCGATGA
- a CDS encoding DUF3455 domain-containing protein → MLFKSTLVAAAALALTACASNMGAPMMYSQASLPEAVKVPAGHKVAWETVGVGQITYECKVKANMPGQFEWVFGGPDARLLDRSGKQVGKYYGPPATWEAMDGSKFTATQVAVAPNGAQNIPLQLVKANPVMGSGALTGVTYTQRVATKGGIAPSSMCGAGNVGAKQVVQYQADYIFYKAS, encoded by the coding sequence ATGCTGTTCAAATCCACCCTGGTCGCTGCTGCGGCGCTGGCCCTGACCGCCTGCGCGTCCAACATGGGCGCCCCCATGATGTATTCGCAGGCCAGCCTGCCCGAGGCGGTGAAGGTGCCGGCCGGCCACAAGGTCGCCTGGGAAACCGTGGGCGTCGGCCAGATCACCTACGAATGCAAGGTCAAGGCCAACATGCCCGGCCAGTTCGAATGGGTCTTCGGTGGGCCTGACGCCCGTCTGCTGGACCGCAGCGGCAAGCAAGTGGGCAAGTACTATGGCCCGCCCGCCACCTGGGAAGCCATGGACGGCTCCAAGTTCACCGCCACGCAAGTCGCCGTGGCCCCCAACGGCGCCCAGAACATTCCACTGCAACTCGTGAAGGCCAACCCGGTCATGGGCTCCGGCGCACTCACCGGCGTGACCTACACCCAGCGCGTGGCCACCAAGGGCGGCATCGCGCCGAGCTCGATGTGTGGCGCGGGCAACGTGGGTGCCAAGCAAGTGGTGCAGTACCAGGCCGACTACATCTTCTACAAGGCATCCTGA